The DNA window ACGTTCGCAGACAAGCGAACCGGCTAGGCCCAAATTAACGCATATTCGCAATTAAAGCTCAGATTTGTGTTACGCGCGAGATGTAATTGTTTAAAAGCCAAAAGTGTCCGAAGGAAGCCGTTTCCGGATACTAGCTCTACCAGAGGGAATCGGGATGCAAATCCTGACGGAGAGGATGCTGGAATCTGTGCACGCGAGCGCTGCGTCCGTCCTGAACGCTGCTCGTCTACCTGAATATGTGCTCGGTGCTCCAAATCTTCATTTTTGCGACAGTTAGAAAGTGCCTCCAAACGACGGTGGACTGTAAATCTCATGCATTCGTATTTTCTCGCTCTGCTTCCATCATACCGGCTTCGAGATGCTCCTCATCTAATCAAGTGCAGCGGAACCTCCCTGTTAGAAAAGCAGCTACCAATAGAAATCAAGCGTTGTGCTACTGACGCTCGCAGGCGGCTTGATGTGCATCAGTGTTGCGCTACGAACGtgcaaaagtgcatttattgtaagaaaaataatgtgttattgATTTCAACGCTCGGCGGTATCAGACGCGCAttattttaaactctttttctgttcatttgaCTGCTAAAGACAAGCACGTACGCGTGTTGGTGCCGCTAAATTGCGTTTATCGAAGACGAggtatattaataatgtaaacttttgatgttgttgttgttcgcATGTTAGCTGCGGTTGACCAGAATGACATAATGCACTCGGGGAAATTCTTGTCTGGAAATTACGTTCTTAACGCGCATGCGCACAACTCCCACGTATATCAATGGAAGTAGTGTTGGGTTTCCAGAAGCCGTCAGAACTACTTTACCTTGTAGTGATATTTGTTATTACTAGTAATAGATGGACAGCACCGTTGGTATATCCTCTGGTAAGTTTCTAACTCGTAGCCCACATCTCCTTATGCCACATACGTTGTGTTTAGTTAGTTTGTTTTGGGGAAAGTGACAACTGTGAATGTGACAATAAGGAAGCGCAAATGAAAATCAGTATAGCTGTCGAAactgtaaatgttgttttaagtAGGCTATTGAAGCAAATACAGGGTGAATGATCCAAAACAGTTGGTACTGTATATTCGGTGAATGAAAAGGTGTACcttcagttatttttaatgtcacaaCCCTCGTAAAAGTAAATTCTTAATAGCAATATGTAATTTCAGCTGatttaataattcagttttttagCATAAAAGTTGAAATGGCTTGCTGTAAGTtgttatcaaatatattttctgcaattaaaataataataaaaatgcaactttcTTTTATGAACAGTTTCTTAACATGTTAAGATCAAGGCAACTGAGTGTTAAACTTGTTTGTCTCACTTCATCAGTACAactttgaatgcatttattggATGTATTAGGCTACATTCTGTCTTGTTTGAAGATTCTTGTATTGTAAACAGCTCTCTCTTGTTCTTTTCCCCAATAGATAAACAATTACAACGCTATTTGGGCTCCCTAAGTAAGTGTATGACTGGGTGCTTGGTTCAAAGGATGTCCAGCTGTTTGTCCCGATCTCGCACGATCACGGTGTACGAAGAACAGGTTATTACGTCCCAGCCCACGGACATGCAGAAAGCCTCCAGGCTGATGCAGATTGTCATTAAAAAAGGTCAAAGTGCATGCAGTTTGTTCTTCACATGCCTTGGGATTTGTGACCCAGTGTTGTACGAGAATGTTACGGGATTCCCAGGTTGGTCAATCTATCAAAAATtaatgatatatgtatatatatatttaatttgccaCAGTCTGGATTGTTTATTCGTTTCTCATTTGTCCATTTATTTCTATGTCTTCTTTTCTTGTGACATGCTATCATTCAGCACAATTTAATCCAGAGGACCATCAACATGCAGAGCAAATTCCTCTTTCAGGTAGATATCTTTGCATATTCACTTACCGGTGATATATCTTGTCGTATACTATTTCATTTGTGCTCTGTTGTTTTAGGAAATATCAGGGGTATCCCTTGTTGGAAAatccagcatatgctggttaggtatgttttgaagcatggctgcTGGTTTGAGCTAGTACAAGCTGCTCCTTAAATGGTCCTGAGCTGCTTATGACTTAAGGTAGCTGCTTAGGACCAGCCAAGGACCAtgttaaaccagctcaaaccagccatgcttcaaaacttacctaaccagcatatgctggttttTCAACAGGGTCAGTggagacatttttttatcacttcCTGTTCAGTGGTTACAATTCTACTTCCTGTTGTTGTCTCATTCTTGTTTGAAAGATTACCTCACCCACTAAGTACTACAGGTATTGCTATGAAAAAACcgcatactttattttttaaaagcatgcatgaCTAAGAGCCTTGTTTTGCTGTCCCACATTCCTTTGATGCAGTGCTGTACCTTTGCTCATATtgatgtcttttgttttttgtcttctcTTTTCAGAAAAACTGCAATTTACACCTTGTAttataaacatacaaaactcTTCCCTGACCAACTGTATTATTGGAAACAACAATCGCCAATGCATTACCTGTGACCAGCATTCTTTGCTTGCTCAAAATGATGCAAGCAATGGTAagtgtctgtatgtgtatgtgtgtgagtgtgtgtgtgtacataaacagtttattgtgttttatatgtttgtataaaatgtaaaaataacctATTCAATactattcttttttattctgttagtTTAGATTTTCTAAACATGTTGTGTGAATTAGACACAATAATAACAGGGTTTCTGAAGGTCTTAAAAAGGtgtttaaaaagtcttaatttaCCCCTTCCAAACATTATGACCAGAGAATAGATCTTAAATTGGAGCAGAAAAGTCTTAAAAgttgcaaacaaataaataactaatctTCCTCGGTAAtttatgttcttgttttttaatgcaactATCTGAACATTCTTATATCAAGATACACTAAGCACATGAAGCCTTGTTTTCTGAGCAGTTGAAGACAATAGCATTAATTAATGCTTAAAACAGCAACATCAAGCATCTGTGAACAGGGAATGAAAATCTAATTGATTTAGTGTCAACCCACTtcattttgatcagtttatcagaaaataaagctttctgttttatgtcattttgcttattaagtaaatgtattttcatttaaggATCTACtattgaaaaatttaaaatacctttattAAACCTGCAGAAACCCTAAACAGAGTGTTATATAATGATTGTATATATGAATAacatatgaataataataaatatatatatatatatatttaattgattatttgtattatatattttttacaaacagtGAATGAAATGCCGGATACTGAGAGCAGAGATCAACTGCTCCCAGTGCAGGACACAATAAGTGGCAACAGCGTTCACATGGAGAGATCCAACATAGAGTATGTAATTATAGGCGACCATAACAGTATGACAGTCACAGAGTACTCGGAGTTTGAAGAGGACACAGAAACTGAGCCAGAAGTGATTGGTTAATACGTGTGAAAAGGCAGGAGGGCAAACTCACAGTTTTGGAGAGCTGCACATTGTCAACTCGCCTTACCAGGCCTGACCTGTGATCGGACGATAAAAGCATAGTATATGCTTTAAACGGACCAGTGCTCAGACGCTGCCAAACACACCATTATCCTTTATCGTGGATTTGTCGAAACCTGTGTGCCTTGAGGTAGTAATGATATTTGATGCTGCCTTGATTGTTACTTAACATGACTGTTACTGACTGTTTCTCATGTTTTAATGGGTAcatcaatatttatttgttcaacagAAATGTATCAAAGTACATATGTTGCCTTAAGCTTTTTGTGATGATTATGTCTTTCAATAACGTTTGTATATATAACTTAACTTAATATCTATTGATATTAATTGTGATAGatacttctaatattttatttgataatgtgtatatatatattctgttatAGAATTTTGTTTGGAATGTCACTAGTGAGATATGACCTgttcagtcattttatttatactgaaGAAGGAATGAAACTTACTCATTTGTTATTCTGGAGtaatagtttgaaataaatgtgaaatttgaaATTGAACCAATGCCCTTGAAGTTCCCTCTCAGTTGGTGAAgctgtcaaaaaatatatataataattaaaatattaatttaattcatagcAGTGTAGAGAAATCACAGTCATTGAAAGCCTTGTCCAAGAAGGTCTGCAAtctaagaaatgttttttttatgatatttaattcatagcagtatttaattaattgtgtaTTATAAATGTCCTGCATTTTAAATGACCTTTGCAAAAATATTGGAGTTCCTTTTAATGAAAACTATTACATCAGAATTTTCTATCAAACCATACATTAACGGAAAGCtcatgtattcattaaaatgctgtataaatcttaattttttatatatatatatgcatacatatttacataccttcttttattttgtcacaTAAGGTCACGTGACATTTCCTGGCAATTACTCCAATACCCATAATGCCATCAAGTGTTTACATACGTCACTTCCTCTAACTGAAACTTGCGTTTAGCTGCCTGCTTCTTTATTTAACAAACACTAGCAATCGCGTTAATGCTTTTGGTACTGATACGGTGAATGTCGACATGAGattaagttttaaaatcaaGCATAGCAGACattctttaatgaatttatGAAAATCGTTTGCAGTCATTGAATTTCCCGCTGAGATGCTCGTTTGAGGCGGGAGGCTGTTCGTTGGAGCAACTTAGTTGTCGAGTCTAAGTGTATAAGTGTTAAAAAATGCAAGTTACAGATATCGGGTCCAGAGAAGATGGAAAAATATGGCACAGAAAATCTGTATCACCAAAATATGGGTAAGTTTGACACATCTAGCTTGGAGCAAACTGTTTTTATGGAACGAGAAGAGATTAAATTTTGCGCTTAATGTCATGCGTTTCCAGCGTCTTGGCCAATGTGGTCCGAAACGCTTCTGCTCGTCAAACCAAGACGGTCCGATTCCTGCAAGTGGCTTTTGACACAACAGGAGAGTCGTTTCTTGCTGGTGATCATCATGgcaatatttatatgtttgacATTAGCAGAAACAGGTATATACTATATTCCCCCTTTTATGTTTTCATGTGTGATTCATTCTGTTGCTTAATCACGTATATTTTCGTTTGTCTCCTTGGACAGATTCAAGCTGGTCCAGAAAACAGGCCAGGCATGTACCGCTTTAGCTTTCAACTTGAGAAGAACCACAGAGTTCCTAGTTGCTCTGGCTGATTATTCGATTAAATGCTTTGATAAAGGTGAGACGCATTATTAGAGGTTTCTCATAAAGGCCTGCAAATGTTTAACTTCTTCTAAGAAGCGTGAACTACTGTTTCCAGACACCAGACAGCTAGTGAGCTGGATGCGGGGTCACGAAGGTGCCATTTCTTCCCTGTCCGTCCACAGTTCAGGGAGCTACGCCATCAGCACTTCCTCAGACACCGCTCAGCTCTGGAGCCTTGATACTTTTCAGAGAAAGAGGAAGCTCAATGTTCGTCAGTCTGTTGGCATACAAAAGGTAGACATCACTAATCTGTACGTAAGCATCATATTCTGCGTCGGTtcctcattttttattttttggtaggTGTTCTTTCTTCCACACAGCAACACCATTCTCAGCTGCTTTAGTGACGACTCCATTTTTTCTTGGGAGAGCGACACACTTTTTTGCAAGTATCAGCTCCCTGTTCCACAGGACGGACCCAGAATACACTACAGGACTTTTGCTGTTACACAGTAAGACTGTAATACTTAGGCTGATGGTACATGGGGCAACTTTGGGCAATGTTGCCCTTAAAGGGCAGCCAGGTGAGTCACGGGGCGCACGACTGATTTAAATATAGAGAAATGTATTACCCATTTTCTATTGAAAAGTGCCCAAGCAACCCAAGAGCCCAAGTTACTTCATGTATCAGCCTTAGACTGTATATTTGCAGCGCACCGCCTGTTGTGTTGTAGgtaatcattttgttttgttgtagaGATGGAAAAACACTTGCTGCGGCTGGACGCACAAACTTGGTCCATTTGTGGTGTCTGGACACTCAACAGCTCCTGAGAGTAATGCATATGCCTCCAAAGGTCAAATCAGTAAGATTTGTGGATTTCCTCCCAGATAGTTTTGATGGCGGATCCAACCAGGTGCTGATCAGTAGTCTGCTAACCTAAAACATATTATTACCCAGTTTATTGGTTTATCGTGCAAACGActaatactgtaatatacagATTCTAGGGGTTTTGAGCCAAGATGGCGTCATGCGCTTTATCAACGTTCAGTCATGCAAGCAGATCTTTGAAATAGGATCCCATGAAGATGCGATCACGTTGGCAGCCATTTGTCCTAAAGGCCACCATATCGTTGCTGTGATGGACAGTGGTGCCCTGAGAATCTATGACGTACGAAGCCTTAACCCAGAAATCAGTAAGGTAAATATCTACTTGTTCTCTATTAAATGTGTGTCAACACATTAGAAAGATTTCTCGACACAGCTTGctatgaattgcattttaaaatatgttaaagtataatacagtaaaaacagtcaaattgtGGTCagataaatacagccttgatgagcattagaaacgtctttcaaaaacatcagaAACACTTTCcaacagttttactgttttgtttgtgtagcCTTCCCAGCCTTTGTTGAAACAGGTCACTAAAGGCAAAAGCAGTGAGGGATCAGGTTTAAAAATGAAGGTTTATACTGAGGCAGGTCAGCGTCCTGTGAAAACATCGGGACGCAGAATCCAATCTAGAGTTTTACCATCGGCTGTTTCCACACTGGATGACAAAGAGGTTATAATCGCTTTATtcaatgaaattttaattaatttgtggGTTGTGCCTACGAGACTATCCATCTCATTCTCTTTCATCTCTCTTATTTACCTATGACCCAATCATAAACGCAtctaataattttgttttgtgtagaaTGATTTGCCTAATGGCCTTAACAAGAAAAGGCTACAAACATTACTAAGAGCATTTGGAGAATACCCAGCCAAATACAGGTAACAGCGTAAATGTGTCATGCAGAACTGATGATGTTTCGTTGATTTTAATGTGAAGCTGTAGTCTGGGTCTCtactttatttgtgtgtgtgtgtgttttccgtCAGGATGTTCATTTGGCGTTCTCTGTTGCATCTACCTGAGAACCACGCAGCTTTCAGCAGTCTGACCGACAAAGGCCTGCATTCAGCATACATGTGCCTTCAGGAGCGCTACCCGATCAAAAGCCACAAACTACAGAGAGGCCTGCAGAGGTGGACACAGCAGCAATCAGTTGACTTCATTGTATACATATAGATTTGCCATCTACTTGTTAATGTCAATAtcttaaattacattaaagtgtATCTTTTCATTTCCAAACTGCCAGAGTGCTGTCTGCTCTTGCTCACTGGGCGGCCATCTTCGGTGAGACTGATTATCTCCCTCTGCTGGCCTTCCCTTTCGTCAAGCTGTTTGAGAACAATCCACTGATCTGCTTTGAAGTAGTGGCCACTGTCATTGGTAGGTAGTGCTTTGCCACTGACTCTTTGGCAGCGATTCAATGATTTGGTCCATAGCTGAGAGACTTCAAGTGTCTTGAATTGTTCTTTTACAGTGAACTGGTGCCAGCACTGGTTTGAATACTTTCCAAACCCCCCACTTAATGTGCTCAGCCTGGCTGAGAACGTGCTGGCCCATCATGATAAAGAATTGCTTCAGCATTTTGTTGTCTGCAGAGTTACCTCACAGGTAAAAGACTTTAACGTCAATGTTGATATGACATAGACAATGATAAAACAAATGCCATACATACTGTGCTTCTCTTCTCCAGCTGTATGCATGGCCTCTTCTGGAGACCCTGTTCTCTGAGGTTCTGATGAGAGAAGAGTGGCTGAAACTGTTTGACAATGTTTTCTCAAATCATCCCTCCTTTCTTCTAATGGCTGTGGTGGCATATGTCACCTGCTGCAGAGCACCACTGCTGCTTTGTACTGACAAGAAGGACTTTGAGGTATATTTAGTTTGCTCACTGGCcattttaactaattttatgaaaaacaaatgtggCTTTTTGCTTTTAggggttttatttgtttttatataaaaataataataatattataaaacaataaattaattaaatgacagtaaaggctattttgtaacaatgtatttcattcttttgaactttatcacagttttctcaaaaatattaagatgttTTGAACATGGATAataaaatcagtatattagaattattttagattgtgtatgaagactgaagtaaaggctgctaaaaatgaattacaatttaaaatatcaaaacagaaaaaaaagttaattagtttatttcacaatattactgattttactctatttttaatcaaataaatgcaggcttggtgagcatgaaataattttttaaatgattatgtgttgttgttgttgttgttgatgatgatgatgatgatgataataataatttattatcaaatgcataaatgacaTCCATTCTTTCTTCTACCATGTAGTACTTTTTCCATCATCGGAACAGCTTGGACATTAATGCTATGCTGAAGGAAGCCTATCGATTGATGGACAGCACCCCTGCGGACATCCATCCCAGCACTGCGTTGAGTGACTTTGAACCTCTGACACAGGGCCAGTACCCCATTTTCAACAAATACCCCACCTTCATAGTGGAGTACCAATCCCAGGAACGTGAGAGGATCCGGGAACAAGAAGTGGAATATCTAAGGGAGAGGTGCAAAATTTCCTTCCTTTGTATTAGTGATATTAACTCAGTTTTTCGTATTGCacatattacaaaacatttttccttttttgtctgTAAGACAAGAGGTTCAGGAGCTGCACGCTGAAGCGATCAGACAGCAGGCTGAGTTTGAGGCCTGGTACAAACAGCAGGAGTTGCTACTGCAAGGAGAAGAGCAACGTAGAAGGATCCTACAGGAAGAGGAGAGTAAACTTGCTCAACAGAGAGCCAGGTGGGTCTCCCTCCATCTGCTAAACCTCTTATGATCTATTTTAATAGTATGTTCATTCAGAGTTCACCTGACGAAATCTTCTCTGCTCAGATTGGCTGCTATGAAGCGTGAGCTGAAGGTGAAGGAGCTCAATCTGATTGATTGTTCTAGAAGGCGTTTTCTTAAGCACCAGCAAGATCAGCGCAGGATACAACTCAAGAGACTAGATGATGAGATCCAAAGAAAGGTACTCGTGTGTTGTTGGTTTACTTTTGATTATGGAAATT is part of the Puntigrus tetrazona isolate hp1 chromosome 16, ASM1883169v1, whole genome shotgun sequence genome and encodes:
- the tbc1d31 gene encoding TBC1 domain family member 31 isoform X1, whose product is MQVTDIGSREDGKIWHRKSVSPKYGVLANVVRNASARQTKTVRFLQVAFDTTGESFLAGDHHGNIYMFDISRNRFKLVQKTGQACTALAFNLRRTTEFLVALADYSIKCFDKDTRQLVSWMRGHEGAISSLSVHSSGSYAISTSSDTAQLWSLDTFQRKRKLNVRQSVGIQKVFFLPHSNTILSCFSDDSIFSWESDTLFCKYQLPVPQDGPRIHYRTFAVTQDGKTLAAAGRTNLVHLWCLDTQQLLRVMHMPPKVKSVRFVDFLPDSFDGGSNQILGVLSQDGVMRFINVQSCKQIFEIGSHEDAITLAAICPKGHHIVAVMDSGALRIYDVRSLNPEISKPSQPLLKQVTKGKSSEGSGLKMKVYTEAGQRPVKTSGRRIQSRVLPSAVSTLDDKENDLPNGLNKKRLQTLLRAFGEYPAKYRMFIWRSLLHLPENHAAFSSLTDKGLHSAYMCLQERYPIKSHKLQRGLQRVLSALAHWAAIFGETDYLPLLAFPFVKLFENNPLICFEVVATVIVNWCQHWFEYFPNPPLNVLSLAENVLAHHDKELLQHFVVCRVTSQLYAWPLLETLFSEVLMREEWLKLFDNVFSNHPSFLLMAVVAYVTCCRAPLLLCTDKKDFEYFFHHRNSLDINAMLKEAYRLMDSTPADIHPSTALSDFEPLTQGQYPIFNKYPTFIVEYQSQERERIREQEVEYLRERQEVQELHAEAIRQQAEFEAWYKQQELLLQGEEQRRRILQEEESKLAQQRARLAAMKRELKVKELNLIDCSRRRFLKHQQDQRRIQLKRLDDEIQRKMALRDQETATAVQDIEIRQMELDAQRQRFEQQLAKEQDRVTQTVRAEVDTRRRKAEIEDSTFQNFIQEDADVSQTNKKMLEESLAEVGQREVDAEWQTEVIKRLEKAKQRQEKQRERLVNLSKQTRAKEEDVVQLMLEVEGKQWDDVVAKQATLEEERRAAATVDAQRRSLISQETEETEKHHGKLQKSLENSLNHQRRLRSPCSSRGLLHKTQGETPNTSSINQSDHSTGFSLDRCRGELDSKERELMQEIRELRTKLAARARATDFISPSTSSVHSH
- the si:dkey-29h14.10 gene encoding uncharacterized protein si:dkey-29h14.10 isoform X2, with translation MTGCLVQRMSSCLSRSRTITVYEEQVITSQPTDMQKASRLMQIVIKKGQSACSLFFTCLGICDPVLYENVTGFPAQFNPEDHQHAEQIPLSEKLQFTPCIINIQNSSLTNCIIGNNNRQCITCDQHSLLAQNDASNVNEMPDTESRDQLLPVQDTISGNSVHMERSNIEYVIIGDHNSMTVTEYSEFEEDTETEPEVIG
- the si:dkey-29h14.10 gene encoding uncharacterized protein si:dkey-29h14.10 isoform X1, whose protein sequence is MDSTVGISSDKQLQRYLGSLSKCMTGCLVQRMSSCLSRSRTITVYEEQVITSQPTDMQKASRLMQIVIKKGQSACSLFFTCLGICDPVLYENVTGFPAQFNPEDHQHAEQIPLSEKLQFTPCIINIQNSSLTNCIIGNNNRQCITCDQHSLLAQNDASNVNEMPDTESRDQLLPVQDTISGNSVHMERSNIEYVIIGDHNSMTVTEYSEFEEDTETEPEVIG
- the tbc1d31 gene encoding TBC1 domain family member 31 isoform X2, encoding MQVTDIGSREDGKIWHRKSVSPKYGVLANVVRNASARQTKTVRFLQVAFDTTGESFLAGDHHGNIYMFDISRNRFKLVQKTGQACTALAFNLRRTTEFLVALADYSIKCFDKDTRQLVSWMRGHEGAISSLSVHSSGSYAISTSSDTAQLWSLDTFQRKRKLNVRQSVGIQKVFFLPHSNTILSCFSDDSIFSWESDTLFCKYQLPVPQDGPRIHYRTFAVTQDGKTLAAAGRTNLVHLWCLDTQQLLRVMHMPPKVKSVRFVDFLPDSFDGGSNQILGVLSQDGVMRFINVQSCKQIFEIGSHEDAITLAAICPKGHHIVAVMDSGALRIYDVRSLNPEISKNDLPNGLNKKRLQTLLRAFGEYPAKYRMFIWRSLLHLPENHAAFSSLTDKGLHSAYMCLQERYPIKSHKLQRGLQRVLSALAHWAAIFGETDYLPLLAFPFVKLFENNPLICFEVVATVIVNWCQHWFEYFPNPPLNVLSLAENVLAHHDKELLQHFVVCRVTSQLYAWPLLETLFSEVLMREEWLKLFDNVFSNHPSFLLMAVVAYVTCCRAPLLLCTDKKDFEYFFHHRNSLDINAMLKEAYRLMDSTPADIHPSTALSDFEPLTQGQYPIFNKYPTFIVEYQSQERERIREQEVEYLRERQEVQELHAEAIRQQAEFEAWYKQQELLLQGEEQRRRILQEEESKLAQQRARLAAMKRELKVKELNLIDCSRRRFLKHQQDQRRIQLKRLDDEIQRKMALRDQETATAVQDIEIRQMELDAQRQRFEQQLAKEQDRVTQTVRAEVDTRRRKAEIEDSTFQNFIQEDADVSQTNKKMLEESLAEVGQREVDAEWQTEVIKRLEKAKQRQEKQRERLVNLSKQTRAKEEDVVQLMLEVEGKQWDDVVAKQATLEEERRAAATVDAQRRSLISQETEETEKHHGKLQKSLENSLNHQRRLRSPCSSRGLLHKTQGETPNTSSINQSDHSTGFSLDRCRGELDSKERELMQEIRELRTKLAARARATDFISPSTSSVHSH